Proteins encoded together in one Stigmatella aurantiaca window:
- a CDS encoding aminopeptidase P family protein, with product MTTPSEAAQAAATEATSAQPVTSEPQAKPAGHDTVPPPALLDFMMKRWKPSNRKLPPKLKYADAFLARRRALSKLFPGETLVIPTGHEKVRANDTHYRFRPGTDFYYLTGNTEPDCVLVLQPKEGGGHTDILFTEPNPGRSDATFFTDRMKGELWVGPRLGVKESQARFGVHEARGLPELQGFLANLHGEVSRPTRVLRGFSDKVDSVLPAQAERDKALATALSELRLLKDAQEIRELQAAIDSTQRGFEDVIRGLKSARSEREVEGIFNLRARVEGNDVGYNTIAASGAHACVLHWMRNDGPVKKGDLLLLDAGVEGNSLYTADITRTLPVSGKFSKEQRQIYELVLEAQLQAFKAVKPGNDFMEPNRVAMRVLAHGLERLGILPDAEEALKDQHQFYKRYSLHNVSHMLGLDVHDCAQARQEVYKYGKLQAGMVLTVEPGLYFQMDDLTVPQRYRGIGVRIEDDVVVTSRGCKVLSDGIPRSAKDVEAWIKRIWAKKK from the coding sequence ATGACGACCCCATCCGAAGCCGCCCAAGCTGCTGCCACGGAAGCCACGTCCGCTCAGCCCGTCACCTCCGAGCCCCAGGCGAAGCCCGCCGGTCACGACACCGTGCCGCCCCCCGCCCTGCTCGACTTCATGATGAAGCGCTGGAAGCCCAGCAACCGGAAGCTTCCTCCCAAGCTCAAGTACGCGGATGCCTTCCTGGCGCGGCGCCGGGCCCTCTCCAAGCTCTTCCCCGGGGAGACGCTCGTCATCCCCACCGGCCACGAGAAGGTGCGCGCCAACGACACGCACTACCGCTTCCGCCCCGGCACGGACTTCTATTACCTCACCGGCAACACCGAGCCGGACTGCGTGCTCGTCCTCCAGCCCAAGGAGGGTGGTGGCCACACGGACATCCTCTTCACCGAGCCGAACCCCGGCCGCAGCGACGCCACCTTCTTCACCGACCGGATGAAGGGCGAGCTGTGGGTAGGCCCTCGGCTGGGCGTGAAGGAGAGCCAGGCCCGCTTCGGCGTCCATGAGGCGCGCGGCCTGCCCGAGCTGCAGGGGTTCCTCGCCAACCTCCACGGCGAGGTCTCCCGCCCCACCCGCGTGCTGCGCGGCTTCTCGGACAAGGTGGACAGCGTGCTGCCCGCCCAGGCCGAGCGGGACAAGGCGCTCGCCACGGCGCTCTCGGAGCTGCGGCTCCTCAAGGACGCCCAGGAGATCCGCGAGCTCCAGGCCGCCATCGATTCCACCCAGCGGGGCTTCGAGGACGTCATCCGCGGGCTCAAGTCCGCCCGGAGCGAGCGCGAGGTGGAGGGCATCTTCAACCTGCGCGCCCGCGTGGAGGGCAATGACGTGGGCTACAACACCATCGCCGCCAGCGGCGCCCATGCCTGCGTCCTGCACTGGATGCGCAATGACGGCCCGGTGAAGAAGGGCGACCTGCTGCTCCTGGACGCGGGCGTGGAGGGCAACAGCCTCTACACGGCCGACATCACCCGCACGCTGCCCGTCTCCGGCAAGTTCTCCAAGGAGCAGCGGCAGATCTACGAGCTGGTGCTGGAGGCCCAGCTCCAGGCCTTCAAGGCCGTGAAGCCCGGCAACGACTTCATGGAGCCCAACCGCGTGGCCATGCGCGTGCTCGCCCACGGCCTGGAGCGGCTCGGCATCCTCCCGGACGCCGAGGAGGCCCTGAAGGACCAGCACCAGTTCTACAAGCGCTACTCGCTGCACAACGTCAGCCACATGCTCGGCCTGGACGTGCACGACTGCGCCCAGGCGCGGCAGGAGGTCTACAAGTACGGCAAGCTCCAGGCGGGCATGGTGCTCACCGTGGAGCCGGGCCTGTACTTCCAGATGGATGACCTCACCGTCCCCCAGCGCTACCGCGGCATCGGCGTGCGCATCGAGGACGACGTGGTGGTGACGTCCCGAGGCTGCAAGGTGCTCTCCGACGGCATCCCCCGCTCCGCGAAGGACGTGGAGGCCTGGATCAAACGCATCTGGGCGAAGAAGAAGTAG
- a CDS encoding 16S rRNA (uracil(1498)-N(3))-methyltransferase encodes MNLLLLFDEDFLPDGTAHLTGRRAQHAREVLRAEPGEVLRVGRVGGLVGTGEVLENSAGLLRLSVQLTELPPPRAGVDLLLAIPRPKALKKVLPAVASLGVDRVVLVNAARVEKSYFDSKVLAPDFIQELLLQGLEQARDTRLPEVLVRERFRPFVEDELDALLGPQALRLLPHPPAHQPLTATRVGTAPRVLLAIGPDGGWVPFEAALLEAHGFQPFTLGPRILRVETAVPVLLGQVALLRDNIPPPEGPQRT; translated from the coding sequence GTGAACCTGCTTCTGCTCTTCGACGAGGATTTCCTTCCCGATGGGACCGCACACCTGACGGGGCGCCGGGCCCAGCACGCCCGGGAGGTCCTCCGGGCCGAGCCGGGTGAAGTCCTCCGGGTTGGCCGCGTCGGTGGCCTCGTGGGCACTGGCGAGGTGCTGGAGAACAGCGCGGGGCTGCTGCGCCTGAGCGTGCAGCTCACCGAGCTTCCCCCACCCCGGGCCGGGGTGGATCTGCTGCTGGCCATCCCCCGCCCCAAGGCCCTCAAGAAGGTGTTGCCCGCGGTGGCCTCGCTAGGAGTGGACCGGGTGGTGCTCGTCAACGCGGCCCGGGTGGAGAAGAGCTACTTCGACTCCAAGGTCCTCGCCCCGGACTTCATCCAGGAGCTGCTCCTCCAGGGCCTTGAGCAGGCCCGGGACACCCGCCTGCCCGAGGTGCTCGTGCGCGAGCGGTTCCGCCCGTTCGTCGAGGACGAGCTGGATGCGTTGCTGGGCCCTCAGGCGTTGCGCCTGCTCCCCCACCCTCCGGCGCACCAGCCGCTCACCGCCACCCGAGTGGGCACCGCCCCCCGGGTGCTCCTGGCCATCGGGCCCGATGGGGGGTGGGTCCCCTTCGAGGCCGCGCTCCTGGAGGCCCACGGCTTCCAGCCCTTCACGCTGGGCCCCCGCATCCTCCGGGTGGAGACGGCGGTCCCCGTCCTGCTGGGGCAGGTGGCCCTTCTGCGAGACAACATCCCACCCCCGGAAGGGCCGCAGCGGACTTGA
- a CDS encoding SDR family NAD(P)-dependent oxidoreductase: protein MNRTAVVTGAASGIGKALAHRLAEEGCHLALVDINGEALERVRAELAPTGRTVSLHTANVADRPRMLALPEEVLAAHGHVHLVVNNAGVSVAGRFEDVPLEDMDWIFGVNFWGVVHGCKAFLPHLRREPEAHIVNLCSSFGLLGFAGKTGYSATKFAVRGFSEALRAELLGSPVGLTVVYPGAVDTNIVRTGRAVSDAQREAEARFVTGRAIPAARVAQRIVRGIQRKSARVLVGLDYHLVDWMARLSPELSQAVTARMSQRMPF from the coding sequence ATGAATCGCACTGCCGTGGTGACAGGCGCGGCCAGCGGTATTGGCAAGGCATTGGCGCACCGTCTCGCCGAAGAGGGCTGTCACCTGGCGCTCGTGGACATCAACGGAGAGGCGCTGGAGCGCGTCCGCGCCGAGTTGGCTCCCACCGGGCGAACCGTCTCCCTTCACACCGCCAACGTCGCCGACCGCCCCCGCATGCTCGCACTGCCCGAGGAAGTGCTCGCCGCTCACGGGCATGTGCACCTGGTCGTCAACAACGCGGGCGTCTCGGTGGCGGGCCGGTTCGAGGACGTGCCGCTCGAGGACATGGATTGGATCTTCGGCGTGAACTTCTGGGGCGTGGTCCATGGGTGCAAGGCCTTCCTGCCGCACCTGCGGCGCGAGCCCGAGGCGCACATCGTCAACCTGTGCAGCTCTTTCGGGCTGCTGGGCTTCGCCGGCAAGACGGGCTACAGCGCCACCAAGTTCGCGGTGCGCGGCTTCAGCGAGGCGCTCCGGGCCGAGCTGCTCGGCAGTCCGGTGGGCCTCACCGTCGTCTATCCCGGCGCGGTGGATACGAACATCGTGCGGACGGGGCGAGCGGTGAGCGACGCGCAACGCGAGGCCGAGGCGCGCTTCGTCACCGGCCGCGCCATCCCGGCCGCCCGGGTGGCCCAACGCATCGTCCGAGGCATCCAGCGCAAGTCCGCGCGGGTCCTGGTGGGCCTCGATTATCACCTGGTCGATTGGATGGCCCGGCTGTCGCCTGAGCTCTCTCAGGCGGTGACCGCGAGGATGTCGCAGCGCATGCCCTTCTGA
- a CDS encoding choice-of-anchor A family protein has product MLSLIMLAACGDVAQNASPAQADRHSPVKTAETCIEVNLGEYNLFLLEDYHGGHDVMGKVAAGGDIRLTDFAVGAGLTSNFTNTLVAGGDLELSRGGVWGDAWYGGSYSVDQTVVFPRGVAAKGAPINFVEQGAKLKQLSSQLGGLAVNGTTKRENWGGLYLKGTDPTTNVFEVSASAFTGAKLLSIEAPAGSLAVVNIRGSSATFTGFGHAFSGGIDQQGVLFNFVDATHIEAHGYGFWGTVLAPFADFEFNDGSWDGGIYAKSLTGNAEGHINPLKIHTICPGECIEQVGVRLGEYNLFLLEDYYGGHDVMGKVAAGGDIRLTDFAVGAGLTSNFTNTLVAGGDLELSRGGVWGDAWYGGSYSVDQTVVFPRGVAAKGAPINFVEQGAKLKQLSSQLGGLTVNGTTKRENWGGLYLKGTDPTTNVFEVSASAFTGAKLLSIEAPAGSLAVVNIRGSSATFTGFGHAFSGGIDQQGVLFNFVDATHIEAHGYGFWGTVLAPFADFEFNDGSWDGGIYAKSLTGNAEGHINPLKDHDICL; this is encoded by the coding sequence GTGTTGTCCCTGATCATGCTGGCGGCCTGCGGAGACGTGGCGCAAAACGCCTCTCCGGCTCAGGCCGATCGCCATTCCCCCGTGAAGACGGCGGAAACCTGCATCGAGGTGAACCTGGGAGAGTACAACCTGTTCCTGCTGGAGGACTACCACGGGGGCCACGACGTGATGGGCAAGGTGGCAGCCGGCGGAGACATCCGCCTGACGGACTTCGCGGTGGGGGCGGGGTTGACCAGCAACTTCACCAACACGCTGGTGGCGGGGGGAGACCTTGAGCTGTCGCGGGGCGGCGTGTGGGGAGACGCGTGGTACGGGGGCAGCTACAGCGTGGACCAGACGGTGGTGTTCCCCAGAGGAGTGGCGGCAAAGGGAGCGCCGATCAACTTCGTCGAGCAGGGAGCGAAGCTGAAGCAGCTCTCCTCGCAGTTGGGTGGCCTGGCGGTGAATGGCACCACGAAGCGAGAGAACTGGGGAGGGCTGTACCTGAAGGGGACGGACCCCACGACGAACGTCTTCGAGGTGAGTGCGAGCGCATTCACGGGGGCCAAGCTGCTGTCCATCGAGGCGCCAGCCGGCTCGCTGGCGGTGGTGAACATCCGGGGAAGCTCCGCCACGTTCACGGGCTTTGGCCACGCCTTCAGTGGAGGAATTGACCAGCAGGGCGTGCTCTTCAACTTCGTGGATGCGACCCACATCGAGGCGCATGGGTATGGCTTCTGGGGCACGGTGCTGGCGCCCTTCGCCGACTTCGAGTTCAACGATGGGAGCTGGGACGGCGGCATCTACGCCAAGTCCCTGACGGGCAATGCCGAGGGCCACATCAACCCTCTGAAAATCCATACCATCTGCCCGGGGGAATGCATCGAACAGGTGGGCGTGCGCCTGGGAGAGTACAACCTGTTCCTGCTGGAGGACTATTACGGGGGCCACGACGTGATGGGCAAGGTGGCGGCCGGCGGAGACATCCGCCTGACGGACTTCGCGGTGGGGGCGGGGTTGACCAGCAACTTCACCAACACGCTGGTGGCGGGGGGAGACCTTGAGCTGTCGCGGGGCGGCGTGTGGGGAGACGCGTGGTACGGGGGCAGCTACAGCGTGGACCAGACGGTGGTGTTCCCCAGAGGAGTGGCGGCAAAGGGAGCGCCGATCAACTTCGTCGAGCAGGGAGCGAAGCTGAAGCAGCTCTCCTCGCAGCTGGGTGGCCTGACGGTGAATGGCACCACGAAGCGAGAGAACTGGGGAGGGCTGTACCTGAAGGGGACGGACCCCACGACGAACGTCTTCGAGGTGAGTGCGAGCGCATTCACGGGGGCCAAGCTGCTGTCCATCGAGGCGCCAGCCGGCTCGCTGGCGGTGGTGAACATCCGGGGAAGCTCCGCCACGTTCACGGGCTTTGGCCACGCCTTCAGCGGAGGAATTGACCAGCAGGGCGTGCTCTTCAACTTCGTGGATGCGACCCACATCGAGGCGCATGGGTATGGCTTCTGGGGTACGGTGCTGGCGCCCTTCGCCGACTTCGAGTTCAACGATGGGAGCTGGGATGGCGGCATCTATGCCAAGTCCCTGACGGGCAATGCCGAGGGTCACATCAACCCTCTGAAGGACCACGACATCTGCCTGTAG
- a CDS encoding cytochrome P450, protein MPRSPWGPHRDPRGFADPDALRPERWLGGSLEGLPKFASLPLGGARLCMGPRWRLDRPPSRNYLVC, encoded by the coding sequence CTGCCGAGGAGCCCCTGGGGTCCTCACCGGGACCCCAGGGGGTTCGCTGACCCTGATGCACTTCGCCCGGAGCGCTGGCTCGGCGGCTCGCTCGAGGGGCTCCCGAAGTTCGCATCCCTTCCCTTGGGGGGAGCGCGCCTCTGCATGGGGCCTCGTTGGCGGCTTGACAGGCCACCCTCTCGAAATTATCTAGTGTGCTAG
- a CDS encoding MarR family winged helix-turn-helix transcriptional regulator, whose protein sequence is MASKRQTVGTHLSFALYGAANRMARLHKPFLEPLGLTFPQYLVILALLDGAPLSVGALGTRLGMDTGTITPLVKRLEGAGFVARTRDRTDERRVLVDLTPRSRALAAEIRGITDKIKSACQLTDQGLDDLRRTLEALAHPAGE, encoded by the coding sequence ATGGCTTCGAAACGGCAAACCGTCGGCACACACCTTTCCTTCGCGCTTTATGGCGCGGCGAACCGTATGGCGCGCCTGCACAAGCCATTCCTTGAGCCGCTGGGCCTGACCTTTCCCCAGTATCTCGTGATCCTCGCGCTGCTGGATGGCGCACCCCTGTCCGTTGGCGCGCTGGGCACCCGCCTCGGCATGGACACGGGCACGATCACGCCGCTGGTCAAGCGGCTCGAGGGCGCCGGCTTCGTGGCGCGCACCCGCGACCGCACCGACGAACGCCGCGTGCTGGTCGACCTGACACCCCGGAGCCGCGCCCTCGCAGCCGAGATCCGGGGCATCACGGACAAGATCAAGTCGGCATGCCAGCTCACCGACCAGGGCCTGGACGACCTCCGTCGCACGCTCGAAGCGCTCGCCCACCCAGCGGGCGAATGA
- a CDS encoding NADPH-dependent F420 reductase, which translates to MKIGILGTGHIGKTLVRKLSAAGHDVKVANSRGPDTIEADVLAFGGRAVTAAEAVADVDAVILSIPLNRLPGIAPLIASVPAETVVIDTSNYYPGRDGRIDAIEAGQVESLWVSGLLGRPIVKAWNAIGSDSFAKKGKPAGSPDRIAIPVAANSERERKVGMALVEATGLDAFDAGTLAESWRQQPGAPCYCTDLTREEMAAALAAAERERLPKRRDLAVAAVMERVGNGTTNPDAEYGVRLSRALYM; encoded by the coding sequence ATGAAGATCGGCATTTTAGGAACCGGCCACATTGGGAAGACCCTGGTCCGAAAGCTGAGTGCGGCCGGACATGACGTGAAGGTGGCCAACTCCCGCGGCCCGGACACGATCGAGGCCGACGTGCTGGCCTTCGGCGGACGCGCGGTCACGGCGGCGGAAGCCGTGGCGGACGTTGACGCCGTGATCCTTTCGATTCCCCTCAACCGTCTTCCCGGGATCGCGCCGCTCATCGCCAGCGTACCCGCCGAGACGGTCGTCATCGACACGTCGAACTACTATCCGGGGCGGGACGGCAGGATCGACGCGATCGAAGCCGGTCAAGTCGAAAGCCTGTGGGTGTCCGGACTGTTGGGCCGTCCCATCGTCAAGGCATGGAACGCGATCGGCTCCGACTCTTTCGCGAAGAAGGGCAAGCCTGCGGGGAGCCCGGATCGCATCGCGATTCCCGTTGCGGCCAATAGCGAAAGAGAACGCAAGGTGGGAATGGCACTCGTCGAGGCCACCGGGCTCGACGCCTTCGACGCAGGGACGCTTGCGGAGTCGTGGCGGCAGCAGCCTGGTGCTCCGTGCTACTGCACGGACCTCACCCGCGAGGAGATGGCGGCCGCCCTTGCTGCGGCAGAGCGGGAGCGATTGCCGAAGCGGCGCGACCTGGCTGTTGCGGCTGTCATGGAAAGGGTTGGAAACGGCACAACGAACCCAGATGCGGAATACGGCGTCCGCCTGAGCCGTGCGTTGTACATGTGA